Proteins co-encoded in one Nodularia sp. LEGE 06071 genomic window:
- the eno gene encoding phosphopyruvate hydratase produces MSNILDTAIEAIVAREILDSRGKPTVEAEVHLANGVMGLAQVPSGASTGTFEAHELRDDDKSRYGGKGVLKAVQNVNQVLAPKLLGLDALSQELLDRTMIALDGSGNKSNLGANAILAVSLAAAKAGAESLDIPLYRYLGGPLANLLPVPLMNVINGGAHASNNVDFQEFMIVPVGAPSFKEALRWGAEVFATLSKVLDEKGLLTGVGDEGGFAPNLESNQVALELLVAAIKQAGYKPGEEVALALDVAASEFYKNGQYVYDGKPHSPAEFIDYLGQLVDEYPIVSIEDGLHEEDWHSWELLTQKLGSRVQLVGDDLFVTNATRLQKGIEQKAANSILIKLNQIGSLTETLETIDLATRNGFRSVISHRSGETEDTTIADLAVATRAGQIKTGSLCRSERVAKYNRLLRIEDQLGDRAVYAGAVGLGPK; encoded by the coding sequence ATGAGTAACATTCTAGATACTGCCATTGAAGCAATTGTTGCCCGTGAAATTTTGGACTCGCGGGGGAAACCAACAGTAGAAGCAGAAGTGCATTTAGCTAATGGTGTGATGGGGCTAGCACAGGTTCCCAGTGGTGCATCTACAGGCACTTTTGAGGCGCATGAACTCCGGGATGACGACAAAAGCCGTTACGGGGGTAAAGGGGTACTCAAGGCGGTGCAGAACGTGAATCAGGTACTTGCCCCGAAGTTATTAGGCTTGGATGCCCTCAGCCAAGAACTGTTAGACCGGACAATGATTGCCCTGGATGGTTCTGGGAATAAATCTAATTTGGGTGCAAATGCAATCTTGGCAGTTTCTCTCGCAGCAGCCAAAGCGGGGGCGGAATCTTTGGATATTCCCCTCTATCGCTACTTGGGTGGCCCTTTAGCGAATTTGTTACCAGTGCCGTTGATGAATGTGATTAACGGTGGCGCACACGCTTCTAATAACGTGGATTTTCAAGAGTTTATGATTGTCCCCGTGGGCGCGCCTTCTTTTAAGGAAGCTTTGCGCTGGGGTGCGGAAGTCTTTGCGACTCTCAGCAAGGTGTTGGATGAAAAGGGTTTACTCACTGGTGTGGGTGATGAAGGTGGTTTTGCCCCGAATCTAGAATCCAATCAAGTGGCTTTGGAATTGCTGGTGGCGGCTATTAAGCAAGCTGGTTACAAGCCAGGGGAAGAAGTGGCTTTGGCGCTGGATGTGGCGGCGAGTGAGTTTTACAAAAATGGGCAGTATGTCTATGATGGTAAACCCCATTCCCCGGCTGAATTTATTGATTACCTCGGTCAATTGGTTGACGAATATCCCATTGTGTCCATTGAAGATGGTTTACACGAGGAAGATTGGCACAGTTGGGAATTGCTAACTCAGAAATTAGGTTCCCGTGTGCAGTTGGTCGGTGATGATTTGTTTGTGACCAATGCTACCCGCTTGCAAAAGGGGATTGAGCAAAAAGCCGCTAACTCGATTTTGATTAAACTCAATCAAATTGGTTCCCTGACTGAAACTTTGGAAACCATTGATTTGGCGACCCGTAACGGTTTCCGCTCAGTGATTAGCCATCGTTCTGGTGAAACCGAAGATACCACCATTGCTGATTTAGCCGTAGCCACTCGTGCGGGTCAAATTAAAACTGGTTCTCTGTGTCGCAGTGAACGGGTAGCAAAATACAATCGCTTACTCCGGATTGAGGATCAATTAGGCGATCGCGCGGTTTATGCTGGTGCTGTGGGTTTAGGACCTAAGTAG
- the ribBA gene encoding bifunctional 3,4-dihydroxy-2-butanone-4-phosphate synthase/GTP cyclohydrolase II, which yields MSKPKPTRQSDSTPLNGEDTRTGVTPTVGEKTDSAASSTPVFKFDSIDAALADLKAGRVIVVVDDENRENEGDLICAAQFATPDMINFMAVQARGLICLAMTGDRLDELDLPLMVTNITDTNQTAFTVSIDAGPELGVSTGISAEDRARTIQVTLNPATKPTDLRRPGHIFPIRARLGGVLKRAGHTEAAVDLSRLAGLYPAGVICEIQNPNGSMARLPQLMEYAQHHQLKIISIADLISYRLKHDRLVYREVVTKLPSQFGQFDIYAYRHTLDNTEHVAIVKGDPANFQDEPVMVRMHSECLTGDALGSLRCDCRMQLQAALKMIEAAGQGVVVYLRQEGRGIGLINKLKAYSLQDMGLDTVEANERLGFPADLRDYGMGAQMLMDLGVQKIRLITNNPRKIAGLKGYGLEVVDRVPLLIEANDYNSYYLATKAQKLGHMLLQTYLVTVAINWQDDPELVTQRYERLDKLRHLAKNNHLLLQEEARPLGLALFAQPSLTVHLGFDQANVADSDWYQQNGHPYLQAIFQILDHLVTLPYVEKLEFLISPGSDPLSNLQVKLDRQNFSLDIVPSTICDRLETQQIYSFTRG from the coding sequence GTGTCAAAGCCTAAGCCTACACGACAGTCTGACTCTACTCCCCTGAATGGGGAAGACACCCGCACAGGTGTAACTCCGACCGTAGGGGAAAAAACTGATAGTGCAGCCTCCTCAACCCCAGTCTTTAAATTTGATTCTATTGACGCTGCTTTGGCAGACTTAAAAGCAGGTCGTGTCATTGTGGTAGTAGATGATGAAAATAGGGAAAATGAAGGCGATTTAATTTGTGCTGCCCAATTTGCCACACCGGATATGATTAATTTCATGGCGGTGCAAGCCAGAGGGCTGATTTGTCTGGCGATGACAGGCGATCGCTTGGATGAATTAGATTTACCATTAATGGTGACCAACATCACAGATACTAACCAAACTGCATTTACAGTTAGTATTGATGCTGGCCCTGAGTTGGGTGTTTCTACTGGGATTTCCGCCGAAGACCGCGCCCGCACGATTCAAGTTACCCTCAACCCAGCCACAAAACCTACAGATTTACGTCGTCCTGGTCATATTTTCCCGATTCGCGCCAGGTTGGGCGGCGTACTCAAACGCGCCGGACATACAGAAGCGGCTGTGGATTTATCTCGATTAGCAGGGTTATATCCAGCCGGGGTAATTTGTGAAATTCAAAACCCTAATGGTTCAATGGCGCGTTTGCCCCAATTAATGGAGTACGCTCAACATCACCAGCTTAAAATTATTAGTATTGCCGATTTAATTAGTTATCGCCTAAAACACGATCGCTTGGTATATCGTGAGGTAGTCACCAAGCTACCTAGCCAGTTCGGTCAGTTTGATATTTACGCCTACCGCCATACTCTCGACAATACAGAACACGTTGCCATTGTCAAGGGCGATCCCGCTAATTTCCAAGATGAGCCGGTGATGGTGCGGATGCACTCAGAATGTTTAACCGGTGACGCTTTGGGTTCATTGCGCTGCGACTGTCGAATGCAGCTACAAGCAGCATTAAAGATGATTGAAGCGGCTGGTCAAGGTGTCGTAGTTTATCTGCGTCAAGAAGGGCGGGGAATCGGCTTAATTAATAAACTCAAAGCCTATTCTTTACAGGATATGGGACTGGATACAGTCGAAGCCAACGAGCGCTTAGGATTTCCGGCGGACTTGCGCGATTATGGTATGGGGGCGCAAATGCTCATGGATTTGGGTGTGCAAAAGATTCGCCTGATTACAAATAATCCGCGTAAAATCGCTGGACTCAAGGGCTACGGGTTGGAAGTAGTTGACCGCGTACCGTTGTTGATTGAAGCCAACGACTACAATTCCTATTATTTAGCCACCAAAGCCCAAAAGCTGGGTCATATGCTGCTACAGACTTACTTAGTCACTGTAGCAATTAACTGGCAAGATGACCCGGAATTAGTCACCCAACGCTATGAACGCTTAGATAAATTACGGCATTTAGCCAAAAATAATCATTTATTATTACAAGAAGAAGCGCGTCCGTTAGGGTTGGCGTTGTTTGCTCAACCATCTTTAACAGTACACTTGGGTTTTGATCAAGCAAATGTCGCTGATAGTGATTGGTATCAACAGAATGGTCATCCTTACCTGCAAGCAATTTTCCAAATTCTCGACCATCTGGTAACTTTGCCTTATGTGGAGAAGTTAGAATTTCTGATTTCTCCTGGTAGCGACCCCTTGAGTAACTTGCAAGTTAAACTAGATCGACAGAATTTTTCTTTGGATATTGTACCTTCTACAATATGCGATCGCTTAGAAACTCAGCAAATTTATAGCTTTACCAGAGGCTAG
- a CDS encoding peptidoglycan recognition family protein, with amino-acid sequence MQFRDWATRVLLISLMLTTLMIVLSLGRIQSNKISYNSEIADITTDWNQYPQSELQSANSPEDESPEDLPPASVTTNKSAGRYKTTAAFAQYTPRYEIASVHPSNYGERYSQDVNGLPLNNPAIIVLHETGDSAASAVNFFQTANAEDSVQASYHALIKLDGTIVYLVPPDKRAYGAANSVFDSPNGVETVVTNPNLASSVNNFAYHVSLETPPDGQGKNFIKYHSGYTEVQYNSLAWLIAQSQVPDYRITTHQAVDRSGQKIDPISFDGNKFLRLLHTFRQLTSSYQAQN; translated from the coding sequence ATGCAGTTTAGAGATTGGGCTACTAGAGTATTATTGATTTCCCTGATGTTGACCACACTAATGATAGTTTTGTCACTGGGAAGAATACAAAGTAATAAAATAAGTTATAATTCCGAAATTGCCGATATCACTACAGACTGGAATCAATATCCACAGTCCGAATTGCAATCAGCAAACAGTCCAGAGGATGAATCACCAGAAGATTTACCTCCTGCTTCAGTTACAACTAATAAGAGTGCGGGGAGATACAAAACTACAGCAGCTTTCGCTCAGTACACACCCCGATATGAAATCGCCTCAGTACACCCCAGCAATTATGGAGAGCGATATTCTCAAGACGTTAATGGCTTACCTCTGAACAATCCAGCAATTATTGTGCTTCATGAAACGGGTGATTCTGCTGCTAGTGCTGTTAATTTCTTTCAAACAGCCAATGCAGAGGATAGTGTGCAAGCAAGTTATCACGCTTTAATTAAGCTAGATGGGACGATTGTTTATTTAGTCCCCCCAGATAAACGCGCTTATGGGGCGGCTAATTCGGTTTTTGATAGTCCCAATGGTGTGGAAACTGTGGTAACTAATCCTAATTTAGCATCGTCTGTGAATAATTTTGCTTATCACGTTTCTTTGGAAACACCACCAGACGGACAGGGAAAGAATTTCATCAAGTATCATAGTGGTTATACAGAGGTGCAATACAATTCTCTAGCCTGGTTAATTGCTCAAAGTCAAGTTCCAGACTATCGCATCACTACCCATCAAGCTGTAGACCGTTCTGGTCAAAAAATCGACCCCATCAGTTTTGATGGTAATAAATTTTTACGCTTACTTCATACCTTTCGTCAGCTTACTTCCAGCTATCAAGCGCAGAATTAA
- a CDS encoding ABC-three component system protein: MSTGFSAGPQALGYMFQARYALYLILTNKEELQSAVESLDDITFFENENNPIELLQLKHHTNAKASLTDNSSDLWKTIRVWSTQLQENKISLPDTLLTLVTTAKASANSATFLLRPFKDRDSKLAWEKLLEVANKSKNEDLTKSFKSFKALSTTQQQLLIDSIQIIDGSSDIIDITPAIKEKLVAVRRKHRDAVYERLEGWWFAKVVKHLRDDSLDFISGFEVRDKICEINDQFKPDALPIDFYDLKIPEQPDISQDNRCFVNQLKEIAIHNKRIENAILDYYRAFEQRSRWAREELLFGGEIEKYERKLIDEWERYKLALQDEMSDGNDDESEYQKFGRKVFNWMEQDANICIRDQVTEPYVMRGSYHILADKLLVHWHPKFLERLTQLLVTT; encoded by the coding sequence ATGAGTACAGGGTTTTCAGCAGGTCCGCAAGCACTTGGATATATGTTCCAAGCGCGCTATGCCCTGTATTTAATTTTAACTAATAAAGAAGAATTACAGAGTGCAGTTGAGAGTTTAGACGATATTACATTCTTTGAAAACGAAAATAATCCTATCGAATTGTTGCAATTGAAGCATCATACAAATGCTAAAGCTTCTTTAACAGACAATAGTAGCGACCTTTGGAAGACAATTCGGGTCTGGAGTACCCAACTGCAAGAAAACAAAATTTCTTTACCTGATACCTTGCTTACTCTAGTTACCACTGCTAAGGCTTCTGCAAATTCTGCTACATTTTTGTTACGTCCTTTTAAGGATAGAGACTCTAAACTTGCATGGGAAAAGCTTCTTGAAGTTGCTAATAAATCAAAGAATGAAGATTTAACTAAATCATTTAAATCATTTAAAGCTTTAAGTACCACACAACAACAACTCCTAATTGACTCAATTCAAATTATTGATGGCTCTTCAGATATTATTGATATAACACCAGCAATTAAAGAAAAGTTGGTTGCAGTTAGAAGAAAACACCGAGATGCTGTTTATGAAAGGCTAGAAGGCTGGTGGTTTGCGAAAGTTGTAAAGCATCTTCGTGATGATTCTCTTGACTTCATATCTGGTTTTGAAGTACGCGATAAAATTTGCGAGATTAATGACCAATTCAAACCGGATGCTTTGCCAATTGATTTTTATGATTTAAAAATTCCTGAACAACCTGATATTTCACAAGACAATAGATGTTTTGTTAATCAGTTAAAGGAAATTGCTATTCATAACAAGCGAATTGAAAACGCCATCTTAGACTACTACAGAGCATTTGAGCAGCGTTCTCGGTGGGCGCGTGAGGAACTATTGTTTGGAGGCGAAATTGAAAAATATGAGAGAAAGCTAATAGATGAATGGGAGCGTTACAAGCTGGCGCTTCAAGATGAGATGTCAGATGGTAATGATGATGAGTCTGAATATCAGAAATTTGGTAGAAAAGTATTTAATTGGATGGAGCAAGATGCTAACATTTGCATTCGTGATCAAGTTACAGAACCATACGTAATGCGTGGTAGCTATCACATACTTGCAGATAAACTCCTCGTACATTGGCATCCAAAATTTCTAGAAAGACTAACCCAGTTATTAGTTACTACGTAG
- the clpB gene encoding ATP-dependent chaperone ClpB, with amino-acid sequence MQPTDPNKFTDTAWEAIVKSQDIVRAYQQQQLDVEHLIIALLQEPTSLAIRIFARAEVDPVRLQQQLEAFTQRQPKVGKSDQLYLGRNLDVLLDKAEEVKVRMQDAYISVEHIILAFAEDERIGRRIMKAFNADSAKLEANIKSVRGSQKVTDQNPESRYEALQKFGRDLTEQAKAGKLDPVIGRDDEIRRVIQVLSRRSKNNPVLIGEPGVGKTAIAEALAQRMVNGDVPESLKNRQLISLDIGSLIAGAKLRGEFEERLKAVLKEVIESNGQIVLFIDELHTVVGTGSSQQGAMDAGNLLKPMLARGELRCIGATTLDEYRKHIEKDAALERRFQQVFVDQPSVENTISILRGLKERYEVHHNVKISDSALVAAATLSARYIADRFLPDKAIDLVDEAAAQLKMEITSKPAELETIDRRLMQLEMEKLSLAGEEKETAPARERFERIEQEIASLTKKQQEFNEQWQGEKQLLEAISTLKKEEDALRVQIEQAERAYDLNKAAQLKYGKLEGVQRDREAKEAQLLEIQNQGSTLLREQVTESDIAEIVAKWTGIPVNRLLASERHKLLQLETHLHQRVIGQHEAVSAVSAAIRRARAGMKDPGRPIGSFLFMGPTGVGKTELARALAQFLFDSDDALIRLDMSEYMEKHSVSRLVGAPPGYVGYEEGGQLSQAVRRHPYSVVLFDEVEKAHPDVFNILLQVLDDGRITDSQGRVVDFRNTVIVMTSNIGSEYILDVSGDDTKYDMMQTRVTDALRSHFRPEFLNRVDDIIIFHALSRTEMRHIIRIQLKRVEKLLRDQKISFEISAAACDYLVEAGYDPVYGARPLKRAIQREVENPLATKLLENTFIPGDTIFIEKEEQGLSFSKTMPVKVIVSPSSVKVLE; translated from the coding sequence ATGCAGCCTACAGATCCCAATAAATTTACTGATACAGCCTGGGAAGCAATTGTCAAATCTCAGGATATAGTCCGTGCATATCAACAACAGCAACTAGATGTTGAACATTTAATTATTGCCCTTTTACAAGAACCTACCAGTTTAGCTATCAGGATTTTCGCTCGCGCTGAAGTTGATCCCGTCCGCTTGCAACAGCAATTAGAAGCATTTACCCAGCGTCAGCCGAAAGTTGGTAAAAGTGATCAGCTTTATCTTGGTCGTAACTTAGATGTTTTACTCGATAAGGCTGAAGAAGTTAAGGTGAGGATGCAGGATGCCTACATCTCGGTAGAACATATAATTTTGGCTTTCGCTGAAGATGAACGTATCGGACGGCGGATAATGAAAGCTTTTAACGCGGATAGCGCCAAGTTAGAAGCCAATATCAAAAGTGTGCGCGGTAGCCAAAAAGTGACAGACCAAAACCCAGAATCTCGTTATGAAGCTTTGCAGAAATTTGGTAGAGATTTAACAGAACAAGCCAAAGCAGGGAAGTTAGACCCAGTAATTGGAAGGGATGACGAAATTCGCCGGGTAATTCAAGTATTGTCTCGCCGGAGTAAGAATAACCCCGTGCTGATTGGTGAACCTGGGGTGGGTAAAACTGCGATCGCCGAAGCGTTAGCACAGCGTATGGTAAATGGAGATGTCCCAGAATCTCTGAAAAATCGCCAGTTGATTTCCTTAGATATCGGCAGTTTAATTGCTGGGGCGAAATTGCGGGGCGAATTTGAAGAACGTCTGAAAGCAGTCCTCAAGGAAGTCATAGAATCTAACGGTCAAATTGTCCTATTTATTGATGAACTGCACACCGTTGTGGGGACTGGTTCGAGTCAACAAGGGGCGATGGATGCCGGAAATTTACTCAAACCCATGCTGGCGCGGGGAGAATTGCGGTGTATTGGCGCGACAACATTAGATGAATACCGCAAACACATTGAAAAAGATGCGGCCTTAGAACGGCGTTTTCAGCAAGTATTTGTGGATCAGCCTAGCGTAGAAAATACCATTTCCATTCTCCGGGGATTAAAGGAACGCTACGAAGTTCACCACAATGTGAAAATTTCTGATTCAGCTTTAGTCGCTGCGGCTACATTGTCAGCCCGTTATATTGCTGACCGCTTTTTACCAGATAAAGCCATTGATTTGGTCGATGAAGCCGCCGCCCAGTTGAAAATGGAGATTACCTCCAAACCCGCCGAATTGGAAACCATTGACCGCCGCTTGATGCAGCTAGAAATGGAAAAGCTATCATTGGCTGGGGAAGAAAAGGAAACTGCACCAGCTAGGGAGCGTTTTGAGCGCATTGAGCAAGAAATTGCCTCTTTAACGAAAAAACAGCAAGAATTTAATGAACAATGGCAAGGGGAAAAACAGCTATTAGAGGCTATCAGTACTTTAAAGAAAGAAGAAGATGCTTTGCGGGTGCAAATTGAGCAGGCAGAAAGAGCTTATGATTTGAATAAAGCTGCCCAATTGAAGTATGGCAAATTAGAAGGCGTGCAGCGCGATCGCGAAGCCAAAGAAGCCCAACTTTTAGAAATTCAAAACCAAGGTTCTACTCTGCTGCGAGAACAAGTCACAGAGTCGGATATCGCCGAAATTGTCGCCAAATGGACAGGTATCCCCGTAAATCGTCTCTTGGCATCAGAACGGCACAAATTACTGCAACTAGAAACTCATTTACATCAACGAGTCATTGGACAACATGAAGCCGTATCAGCCGTATCCGCCGCAATTCGTCGCGCCCGTGCGGGAATGAAAGACCCCGGTCGTCCCATTGGTTCATTTTTGTTTATGGGACCCACAGGGGTAGGTAAAACCGAATTAGCCCGTGCATTGGCACAGTTTCTCTTTGATTCCGATGATGCTTTAATCCGTTTGGATATGTCCGAGTATATGGAAAAACACTCGGTTTCTCGTTTAGTGGGCGCGCCTCCGGGATATGTGGGTTATGAAGAAGGCGGTCAACTTTCCCAAGCTGTGCGCCGTCACCCTTATTCGGTGGTGCTGTTCGATGAAGTAGAAAAAGCTCACCCAGATGTATTTAATATTTTATTGCAGGTGTTAGATGACGGCAGAATTACTGACTCACAGGGAAGAGTCGTAGACTTCCGGAATACAGTCATAGTAATGACTAGCAACATCGGTAGCGAATATATTTTAGACGTTTCCGGTGATGATACCAAGTACGATATGATGCAGACACGGGTAACAGATGCATTGCGATCGCACTTCCGCCCCGAATTTCTCAACCGCGTCGATGATATCATCATCTTCCATGCCCTCAGCCGTACCGAGATGCGCCATATCATCCGCATTCAACTGAAGCGGGTAGAAAAACTGCTGCGAGATCAAAAAATCTCCTTTGAAATATCCGCCGCCGCCTGTGATTACTTAGTAGAAGCCGGCTATGATCCAGTTTACGGCGCACGTCCCCTGAAGCGGGCAATTCAGCGAGAAGTAGAAAACCCTCTGGCTACCAAATTATTAGAGAATACATTTATCCCTGGAGACACGATTTTCATCGAGAAAGAAGAACAGGGTTTAAGTTTCAGTAAAACCATGCCCGTTAAAGTCATAGTTTCACCATCTTCTGTCAAGGTTTTAGAGTGA
- a CDS encoding PsaJ protein yields the protein MAQPNKEKAYFIEYLSTAPVLAVVAVIVAFCAWTIFNDIFPDLLFHPMP from the coding sequence ATGGCGCAACCAAATAAAGAAAAAGCCTATTTTATTGAGTATCTTTCCACCGCACCTGTGCTTGCAGTTGTTGCGGTTATAGTTGCTTTCTGCGCTTGGACGATTTTTAATGACATTTTTCCTGATCTTCTCTTTCATCCCATGCCATAA
- the gloA gene encoding lactoylglutathione lyase, which yields MRLLHTMLRVGNLEESLKFYCDLLGMKLLRRKDYPGGEFTLAFIGYGDESDNSVIELTYNWGVEKYDLGNAYGHIALGVDDIYSTCAEIKQLGGKVTREPGPMKHGSTVIAFVEDPDGYKVELIQLKNQTSAAPQDSAEKLVTK from the coding sequence ATGCGCTTATTACATACAATGCTACGGGTAGGCAACCTGGAAGAGTCTTTAAAATTTTACTGTGATCTCCTGGGTATGAAATTATTGCGGAGAAAAGACTATCCAGGCGGAGAATTTACCTTGGCTTTTATCGGCTACGGTGACGAAAGTGATAACAGCGTCATCGAACTAACTTATAACTGGGGAGTAGAAAAATACGACTTGGGTAACGCTTACGGTCATATTGCCCTTGGCGTTGATGATATTTACAGTACCTGTGCAGAAATTAAACAGCTTGGCGGTAAAGTCACGCGGGAACCAGGGCCAATGAAACACGGTTCTACAGTAATTGCTTTTGTGGAAGATCCAGATGGGTATAAAGTTGAACTGATTCAACTGAAAAATCAAACTTCAGCCGCACCACAGGACTCAGCCGAAAAACTGGTAACCAAATAA
- the argC gene encoding N-acetyl-gamma-glutamyl-phosphate reductase: MGNFRRVPVGIVGASGYGGVQLVRLLMEHPEVELVYLGGDSSAGKSFGDLYPHLAHLVNLPIEAVDAEVIAHRCEVVFLSLPNGLACQIAPILCEKGCKVLDLSADYRFSDLTTYTNWYGTPRSDRTTAATAVYGLPELYRDRIAEAQLVGCAGCYPTASLLALSPLLKQGLIVPETAIIDAKSGTSGGGRQGKINLLLAEADNSLGAYGVARHRHTPEIEQICSDLAGHEVTIQFTPHLIPMVRGILSTVYATLRDPGLVRDDLITIFSAFYRNAPWVRICESGIYPQTKWACGSNLCYIGVEVDPRTGRVIVMSAIDNLIKGQAGQAIQCLNLMMGWDETLGLPKVGFYP; this comes from the coding sequence ATGGGTAATTTTAGACGCGTACCAGTGGGAATTGTTGGCGCGTCAGGCTATGGCGGAGTGCAACTAGTCAGATTACTGATGGAGCATCCAGAAGTTGAACTAGTTTATTTAGGCGGTGACAGTAGTGCAGGTAAATCCTTTGGAGACCTCTACCCCCATCTGGCTCATTTAGTTAATTTGCCAATAGAAGCAGTAGATGCAGAAGTGATTGCTCACCGTTGTGAAGTAGTATTTCTCTCGCTACCAAATGGTCTGGCTTGCCAAATTGCGCCGATCTTGTGTGAAAAAGGCTGTAAAGTCCTCGATTTGAGTGCAGACTATCGATTCAGCGATTTGACGACTTACACCAATTGGTATGGTACTCCCAGAAGCGATCGCACAACGGCCGCCACAGCAGTATATGGGTTACCGGAACTTTATCGCGATCGCATTGCCGAAGCCCAACTAGTTGGTTGTGCTGGTTGCTACCCCACCGCCAGCCTCTTAGCCCTTTCTCCTCTGCTCAAACAAGGCTTAATCGTTCCCGAAACCGCCATTATCGATGCCAAATCCGGCACATCCGGCGGTGGTAGACAAGGCAAAATTAACTTATTACTAGCTGAAGCTGATAACTCATTAGGAGCTTATGGTGTTGCTCGTCACCGGCACACCCCGGAAATTGAGCAGATTTGTAGTGATTTAGCAGGACACGAAGTCACAATCCAATTTACCCCCCATCTGATCCCAATGGTGCGCGGGATTTTGTCCACAGTATATGCCACACTCCGCGATCCCGGATTAGTGCGAGATGACTTAATTACCATTTTTTCAGCCTTTTATCGCAACGCCCCTTGGGTGAGAATCTGCGAAAGTGGCATTTATCCTCAAACCAAGTGGGCGTGTGGTAGCAATCTTTGTTACATCGGCGTAGAAGTTGACCCGCGCACAGGTCGAGTAATTGTCATGTCAGCCATTGACAACCTCATTAAAGGACAGGCGGGACAAGCAATCCAGTGTTTGAACCTGATGATGGGCTGGGATGAAACCTTGGGTTTGCCCAAAGTCGGATTTTATCCGTAA
- a CDS encoding three component ABC system middle component: MQSWEQRPFEYANLLNPAFCSILLRNAIKSYHTQKKQGMPYPLLFLVLPLVLHGSTRNALPKTTVTKLHIWLQRQPEARVGFGDRTSSLVPYTKEALAFGMQTGIVNICDDGNFTYVNAKLKRILAVSWSKDTEPYSCCKKAEFVGRWLAQAGEVSTIYTMWGICP; this comes from the coding sequence GTGCAATCTTGGGAGCAGCGTCCATTTGAATATGCCAATCTTCTAAATCCGGCTTTTTGTTCAATTCTGCTGCGAAATGCCATCAAAAGCTATCACACTCAAAAGAAGCAGGGTATGCCGTATCCTCTTCTTTTTCTCGTTCTACCGCTTGTTCTTCATGGCTCAACGAGAAATGCTTTACCAAAAACAACAGTAACTAAGTTACATATTTGGCTGCAAAGACAGCCTGAAGCTCGTGTTGGATTTGGCGATCGCACGAGTTCTTTAGTCCCATATACAAAAGAAGCTTTAGCTTTTGGGATGCAAACTGGTATCGTTAATATCTGTGACGATGGAAACTTTACTTATGTAAATGCTAAATTAAAGCGTATCTTGGCTGTATCATGGTCTAAAGATACGGAACCATATAGCTGCTGCAAGAAAGCTGAATTTGTTGGACGTTGGCTTGCTCAAGCCGGAGAAGTATCAACAATTTATACTATGTGGGGCATTTGTCCGTAA